One segment of Nocardioides sp. QY071 DNA contains the following:
- the rpmH gene encoding 50S ribosomal protein L34, giving the protein MSKRTYQPNNRRRHKVHGFRLRMRTRAGRAILANRRRKGRSSLSV; this is encoded by the coding sequence GTGAGCAAGCGGACGTACCAGCCCAACAACCGTCGTCGCCACAAGGTGCACGGTTTCCGACTGCGCATGCGCACCCGCGCCGGTCGCGCCATCCTGGCGAACCGTCGCCGGAAGGGCCGCTCGAGCCTGTCCGTCTGA